The following DNA comes from Spirochaetaceae bacterium.
CAGTATTTGCCGGCTTAACTTTTTAGCGGCATCTTTGTTATTATTGGCTAGGTGTTTGTTAAGTTCGGGGATAAAAGCCGATGATAACGCTCCTTCGGCCATAAGTTTACGTAAGTTATTAGGGATAGAAAAAAGAGCATTAAGTACATCGGCCAATCCTTGCGCCCCAAAAACGGCATTAATAACGGCTATTTTAACAAAGCCAAGCAGGCGGCTGGCTAAGGTGCATAACATAACTAAATAGGTAGCTAAGCTGCGCTGGCGTTGAGATTGATCTGGGAGCGGTTCGCCGTTAGGTGGGGTGGGCTCTTTTGGCATAAAGTAAGTGTAGCATAAAAAGGAGTAATTAAACTACCACTTTGGCAGCCGTAGCGGCGGCAAAATTTATGAAACCTGCCTAAAGCACATAATTATGATTAATAATTTAAAGTAGTAGCCCTTCTAAGCCCAATTATATCTTTTGCTGCCAGCTTTGTGCCTTTAAACTCGATAACGGCTAAATTGGTAAGGCTGCTTACATCTAAGCTGGTTATAGCAGTTAGATATTCTAAGCCGGCTGCATTACTAATGTTAGTAATAACAAGTTCGCCGCCGATATTAGTTAAAGCGTCGCTTAACGGCCGCCCTGTGCGGGCGGCGTTATTACCTAACTTTTGGGCAACAATGTTCCGCAAAGCTTCATCAGGAAAAAGACTATTAAGAGAGGCATCAGCGACTACCGGTAACCCTCTGTTTATACTTATATCAATGCAGCCTAAAAAGATTAACAACAAAGGCGTCAATAAAAATTTTTTTTCATAAAAGGCATTTTTCTAAGTTTAATAATTGCACCACTAATACTCACACAGCTTAGGCGCACGTGGGAACGGTATTACATCGCGCATATTAGCCATACCGGTTACATACATTAAAAACCTTTCCAGCCCAAGCCCAAAGCCGCTGTGCGGTACACTGCCGTATTTACGTAAATCTAGGTACCAGCTATAGTCATCTGGGTTAAGGCCGCATTGGTTAATACGTTGCAGTAAGGTGTCGTAATTATCTTCACGCTCGCTGCCGCCAATAATTTCTCCCACGCCGGGCACCAATATATCCATACCTCGCACCGTTTTGCCATCGTCATTCAGTTTCATATAAAAACTTTTAATATCTTTAGGGTAATCGGTTACAATAACCGGCCCTTTGATAAGCTCTTCGGTAAGGTAACGCTCGTGCTCGCTCTTAAGGTCTAGCCCCCAGCCTAGCGGGAACTCAAACTTTTTACCGCTTTTTTCTAATAATTCAACGGCCTGCGTATAGGTGATGACCTCAAAGGCGCTGGCGGCCACCTTGCGCAGCTCATCAATAATGCCGGGCTTAATACGTTGGTCAAAAAAAGCCATATCTTCGGCGCTATTTGTCAGTAAATCGTTAATAAGGTACTTTAAAAATTCTTCAGCTATGGCAATGTTACCTTTAATATCGCAAAAGGCCAATTCGGGCTCTACCATCCAAAACTCGGCCAAATGGCGTACGGTATTGCTGTTCTCGGCCCGAAAAGTGGGGCCAAAGGTGTATACATCACCCAGCGCTAGGCAGTAAGCCTCTACGTTAAGCTGGCCGGATACCGTTAAATGCGCCTTTTTACCAAAAAAATCTTTACTATAAT
Coding sequences within:
- the asnS gene encoding asparagine--tRNA ligase produces the protein MKDRIKIISLLHDSSYLGKQLTIYGWARTVRDGAQTSFIALNDGSCLSNLQLIIDKNNLNDNLKDEFNKISTGASLMAVGRLQESPAKGQSVELVVDSLKVLGIAPSDYPLQKKATSMEFLREIAHLRGRSNTFGAVMRVRNKVSYAIHNFFQSKGFNYIHTPIITGSDAEGAGEMFQLTTLPLDKLKGEVDYSKDFFGKKAHLTVSGQLNVEAYCLALGDVYTFGPTFRAENSNTVRHLAEFWMVEPELAFCDIKGNIAIAEEFLKYLINDLLTNSAEDMAFFDQRIKPGIIDELRKVAASAFEVITYTQAVELLEKSGKKFEFPLGWGLDLKSEHERYLTEELIKGPVIVTDYPKDIKSFYMKLNDDGKTVRGMDILVPGVGEIIGGSEREDNYDTLLQRINQCGLNPDDYSWYLDLRKYGSVPHSGFGLGLERFLMYVTGMANMRDVIPFPRAPKLCEY